The genomic region AtaatttttattcttagatctaataaatatatttattatactcatatttttttttacatttacactcgtatttgtgtacatttacactcatattttgttacatttacacgcatttttcagatttacactcatatttctttacaattacactcgtatttctttacatttactctcataatttttacatttacacttatatttctttacatttacacgcatttttcagatttacactcatatttctttacaattacactcgtatttctttacatttacactcataatttttacatttacactcatatttctttacatttacactcgtatatctgtacatttacactcgttaaatttaTATATATTTACACTCATAtaatttttgtggatatgagttggtggtggaggacggcgttggtggtgtttgttggtaatcggactaaagttttactcgtaaagtaccaaagttacacttataaagaaccaaagtcacactcaaaggaccaaatttacactctaaaaccttcaaatttacacttaaaatactacatttacactcgtaaaacatcacatttacactcgtaaaatgttaaaattatataaattcaaaatttctgtcacaaaaaatcaaatttacactcttaaactattacatttacactcgcaaaacatcaaatttaaacttgtgaaatgttaaaattatataaattcaaaatttccgtcacaaaaaaaatcaaatttacactcttaaaatgttacatttacactcgtaaaacatcaaatttacacttgtaaaatgttaaaattatataaattcaaaatttccgtcacaaaaaaatcaaatttacactcttaggCCTCATTTGGTTCATACGGGAATCAAATGGATGTGTTAATTTGCAATGCATGGGTGTTTAATTCCAACATCAAAATTCACATAAATAACAAGAATCTGTTTGGTTGTCATGCTGGAGTTCTATTCTCATAGGAGTTTCCAATGACCATGAGGAGGTAGGTAGTTAAATTCCCCAATCATGCAGGAGTTGGAAACTCCTTGGAGTTTGAAATTCCCCCATTTACAAAaaatggggtaaccaaacaacctccAGAAAACATAATTCATGGGATTTTAGAATTCCCATGAATTTGGTGGGCAACCAAACGAGaccttaaaatgttacatttacactcgtaaaacatcaaatttacacttgtaaaatgttaaaattatataaattcaaaatttgcgtcacaaaaaatcaaatttacactcttaaaatattatatttacactcgtaaaacatcaaatttaaacttgtaaaatgttaaaattataaaaattcaaaatttccgtcacaaaaaatcaaatttacactcttaaaatgttacatttacactcgtaaaacatcaaatttacacttgtaaaatgttaaaattatataaattcaaaatttccgtcacaaaaaatcaaatttacactcttaaaatgttacatttacactcgtaaaacatcaaatttacacttgtaaaatgttaagattatataaattcaaaatttctgccacaaaaaatcaaatttacactcttaaaatattacatttatactcgtaaaatgttagatttacacttgtaaaacttatacaacattacatttacactcctgaaatctgaaactcaaaactgattaattaggggctagagagagaaagaaaaattaattagtgtatagaaatttgattagtgaaataatttttttgttaatttcaatctcaaccatccatttcaatccaaccatccacgtttttttccttttctttttaatagttcTTAATCCATCCCTTCTTcatccatctcaaccatccattttctCATCCAATGGCCTTTAgagggacttagggactcaatgacaTATGGTGGACTCTGtagaactctctctctctctctctctctctctctctctctctatatatatatatatatatatatatatatatatatatagtgataagttcttctaagtccttaatatcttttgagtccctaagtctttattagggcCCTTGGATTAGAAGAATGGAGAGTGGAGATTTGCCTAGTTTAAGCCCATTAtaggcgtgaaaaaaaaaaaaggaaatagggtgaGAAAGGAAAGAGAAGGGTCGTGTGTCAAGACAACTTGCTATTACCCACTTTGTGCACACACAAACACATGCATAATCATTCAACAACCTTCCTCAACACATTTCTTAGACATActccaccaaaacacaatttgaaaaaaaaaatactcatcaGACTGGCGAAAATTGAGAGCGAATCCTACTTTCTTCATTTCCCATCTTCCTTTATCAGCTTCCTTgatcatcttccattattatccttgagcatcttccattattatcctcgAAGCTGAGAGACAAACAACAAGACCAACGTCCAACGTAAAAAATGCCGGATTTGCAAATGGTTCCATTTGGCCATGGTAATGATTGgattgtttattttttattttcttcatgttagtttatatataatattgtttTGAGTCCTTAATATCTAATATTGTTATGAAAACATTAGGTTAGATATTAACAGTTCTTTAAATATGACGAGGAAGTGTTTTTGAAGCTTGTTTTTTATTATGTAAAATCTGTTAAACTTCTCCATGATGGAAGTTAAACTCTGTGAATAATAAGTTCAACATCATAGTGTCAGGCTTGAAATTTATAATAGTGAATTCGATGAAATTGTAATCTTAAGCGCAAAAGGTGTGAATGTAAGCCACAAAAGTATTATTGTAATTAGTATGGTAGAATTGAATTTCAAAAGTGTAATATTTGTATCTTAAATTAAAATTGTCAATATCGTAAGTATAACTTATAAAACTGTAATTATATgtgataaaagtataattttaacaggtaAAAGTGTTATTGTAAGAGACGAAATATGTCAGTGTTCAAACTGTAATtgtaataattacaagtataattgtaacatacaaaagtgtaattataacaaccaaacggtttattgtaatgtagaaaaagctgcaactttataaactataattgtaataataaaaagTATATTTCTAACAGATTggactgtaattttaacaggcaaaagtgtgattgcaaaagacaatttctataagttttcaaactgtaattctaatggaaacaagtataattgtaagaaagaaaagtgtaattttaacaaccaaagggttgattgtaacagaaaagctgcaactttataaactataattgtaataataaaaagtataattctaacagattggagtgtaattttaacaggcaaAAGTGTGATTGCAAAAGACAATTTCTCGAGTTTTCaaaatgtaattctaatagaaacaagtataattgtaagaaagaaaagtgtaattttaacaaccaaagggTTGATTGTAAATGAAAAAGTCGCAACTTTATAAACTATAATTGTAATAGtagaaagtataattctaacaggcAAAAGTCTAATTATAACTACGAAAAgtctaattttaagaaatatataatttgaacaaatatatgggttactttaagttgttatgaaaacaattgataattattaCGCTATTGTCAGATAATATTGAGCACAATGGAAAACAAAAGCCGAACGAAGAAGAATTTTGCAAAGATGTTGAAGCTAAGTTCACCCCGTATGTTGGTCAGGAATTCCTGGAAATAGAGGAAGTAGTGACATTTTATAGAATTTATGCTGTTACTTGTGGTTTTGATGTGCGTAAGTACACAACTAAGAGATGGCGTGGAGGCGAGATCAAATCTAAACTGTTGGTTTGCAACCGGGAGGGGTTCAAACAGAAGGGACAATTGGAGTGTAGTGGCGGCGGGACTCGGGTAGGAGACACAAAGTCGGGCGTGTTGGTTGCAAAGCGAGGATTAGGCTGTTCTTGATGAAGGGGAAATTACGAATTGACAGATTCCACAGTGGGCACAACCATGAACTCGTATCAGCCAGAGATAGAGAGTTCCAAAAGTTGGCATGCAACAtaacagactatcacaaaatgataatcctttataattcaagggtgagttaattaaaattacacttgtcttgattgaaattacacttgtttatgttataatttcacagtaatttgttagaattacacttttgtcaacTAAAATGACACTTCTTGCGTCTACAATTACATTTTTTCTTgttaaaagaacacttttctttttttgaacTTATACATTTGTATCTGTTTTCTCTATCGACAAGAGATAGAGAGTTTCAAAAGTTGTCATGCAACAtaacagactatcacaaaatgataatcctttataattcaaggcTGAGTtgattggaattacacttttcttgattaaaattacactttattttgttagaattacacttttgtcatctaaaattacactttttgcgtctacaattacattttctattgttaaaacaacaattttctttttttgaactgatatatttgtatctgttttaattatgtttttgatGAATGAAATCTGTAAATCTAAAAGATTGTCattaatcaacaaatttgaaGATAGGAGCTACGAAGACGTACAAAATTTCGaaggaacatgttaatgggtttgaaaacatcggtgctagtttgaattcttttaagaactttcacagggatgtgaaatgctacattcatgaacgggaCGGTCAGATGTTCGTGGACCACTTTAAGGAATTGGCTGTTACTAGACCagggttcttctttgactatgatgttgattcTGACGGTAGCCTTAGTAAAACTATATGGGCGGACGGgatcgctagaaggaactactcagtttttggggatgcagtgtcattcgatccgacgtattccaccaataagtatgacaTGTCATTCACACCTTTCACGGGGGTTGATAATCATAAACGGTCAGTCACTTTCTGTGGAGCGCTTGTTGCTCATGAAGATGCAGACTCGTTTAAATGGGTGTTCACCCGTTTCCTGGGTGCGATGGGTGGCAAAGAGCCTAAGTACATTATCACCGATCGGGATCTTTGGTATTCTTAAAGCGGTGCCATTGGTGTTCAAGACAGCGCGCCACCgctattgtatgtggcatatcatgaacaaggttccaagcaagtatggaatggcgagagatgattattcagtgtttctaaagaaattgaatgccataatctgggatgaagacattgaaccggcagagttcgatgcaaaatgggaagaaatTGGCAGGGAACACAATGTTAATAACATTGACTGGTTCCAAGAAATGTTCGCTAAAAGGAGGCAGTGGGTTATGGCTCATTGTAGGGACCTAGATATGGGAGGTGTTATGAGGACaacccaaagatcagagagcgaaaatagtttttttaagagatttgagagtAAGTCAGGAACATTAGTTGAGTTTACGATGCGTTTTTACAACGCGATGGACAAAGCAAAGACACACACGAAACAGATTGACAATCGTAACAGACACGTTTCTGAAATATCAACGCATCTAGCTATTGAAGTGCACGGGGCGGAAGTGTACAGTCATAAAGTATTCGAGGAATTTAAAGAAGAGGCCAAGTGGTCAATTGGTACTTGTAAAAGTAGAGGATTCACTGAGTGTGGCTCTTTAGAAGTGACAACTGTAAGAGATGCAAGCAGGGAGAGAAATTATGAGGTCACATACTGCCAGGTATCATTCTCAGTAGCATTTGtttactaaaattatacttttatccgttaaaattatacttttgttgattaGATTTACACCTAGGGTTGTTAGAATTATACGTTGGGTTGTTAAAATAATACGTTGGGTTGCTACAGTTATACTTTAATCAGTTAGAATAACACTTTTATTGATTAGTATTACACTTTGGgtagttaaaattacaaattgattaaagttatacttttatccgttagAATCacaattttattgattaaaatgctACTTTTGTGTTTTACTACAGTCACACTTTCGTCtgactgatttaactaacatattactttataatgttgaactagatacactgaaagccacttgtagctgcagaatgcttgagaggaaaggcatcatttgccggcatgtcatatggatttactcatcaaacggagtgaagattattccagaacaatgtattgttaaaagatggtgtaaagatgcaaggttgtctaaaatgttcgatagtaatggtgaagcaactgaggacattgatataatagatggaaaaCAGATTGCGATGTCAGTAATGTGGTCGGAGATTCATCAGACAGTTGGGTTGCTCATGGGCAAATTGAAGAATGATGTCGAGAACTTCTCGTGTCTAATTAGACAGTTTAAGGAGAAACTCTCACCATTAGGATCACCATTGAATAAACGTCAACAGTTGGAGAAAATTCTTGGATGTTCTCCTACTGAGGAGATAACCATTTTGCcgcccaagaaatccaagaacaaagggagcggaAAGAGAATGTTGTCGAAGAAAGAAAAAGCGATTGCTTTGGCAAGGAAGCCAAAACGTATGTGTAAAAGCGCAAGCGATTAGCTAACCATGACAAAAGGAACTGCGCCTAACCCATTCGCAGAGCACCCGCCGGACTCGCAATCGTCGAAACCTcgtcggaagaagaagaagatggagaagacgaagaagaaggagaagaagacgaagaagatgaagaagcagGCATCTTAGAATAATCAATTTAAGACGTAATAAGTAGTGCAATTTTTTGGGATGTCTACACAAAATACGAGGTACAACATGATGTTTCGTATTGTGTTTAGACATCAAACGCCAGAAGACAACTGGTCGCCGTTGGTATTACAATGTATTTTGATGAAGTTAtttagttagaattacatttttctattttaaagttacacttttgttaTTTACTGATAACACTTTTTTGCCTTAGAATGACACTTTTTCTCTTTGCAATTAGACAATTTGttagttaaaatcacactttattCAGTTAGAATTACAATTTTCTCTACTAAAACTACACTTTTGTAAGTTTAAATATGTTCTTAATTCAAAGTATGTAATTTTAAGTTAAAAAATGTAATTCTCACTAAATAATTTGTTATTTACAGTAACACtttttttaagttaaaatatgTAACGCTTGACTATCATGACAAATTATGTTCTTCAAAGTACACAGTTATTACTGCAACATCTTTCAGATAGGTAAAACAACATTACTATCTTTTTATAAATAAAACTACTAAAATGACATTTTTGtcttttaaaattacatttatattttatgTAATGTAAGGTAAATCATCACGATATggcctgttagaattacacttcaaGGTTACAATTACAATTTTGTGTATTACGGTCACACTTTCTTCCGATCGATTTAGctaacatattactctatattgttgaaGTAGATACATTGAAAGACAGTTGTGGCTGCGTCTTGCTTGAGAGGAAAAGGCATTCTTTTATAGAATGTCGTAAGATTATTTACACAAAAAATAACTGTCTACATTAAGTTTGCTAACAGCTGCAAATaatacaaaatatgaaataagtgTTTACATAGCCAAGGGAATATTCCAACAAAAACAGAACTACTGAATTAAGGTTGTTATTTTTTCACATTGGGACGGGGCATCTCACGCTTCGTTGTAATACCTTCCACAGTTTGTCCTTCGTGCTAACAAAAGCTTTGACCTTCTCGAGCACACCTTCGCGCAAAATGTTCATGTCTCGCGCGAACGAGGGTAGCTACACTGGATCACCAAATAGCGCCGTGATTTCTTCTTCTCGAGATCTTCATCTTTGAAAAGGAAGACCCTCGTATAAGAGCATCGCCATCATGGTGAACAGACCCGACTCTGGTTGGTTGAGAGTTGGTGACATCCCGCTGAAAGGTATCTGGCGCAACACATAATTAGGAATTTCCCGTGCCCtagtgttcttcttttccttatccCGTGATTCTAAATAATCACTCACTGCGCTAGACTGCAAATATACATAATTACCCTATAAAAACTGATTGAACAAAAAAGATAGCATTCGGAAGAAAGCGATCGAAAATAACTTACAATTAAACGCGTTTGCTTTGCCAAATGCGACTTCTTCAAGTCGAATGCCTTTGCCCGTCCAAAGCAAGTCGACTGTATTTGATTTGTGATTGATACAAACGCATGCAAAATGGTCGTTAATGCAGAACGGGACAAATAGCAAGTCTGTTTTCAAGTTAACGGTGCGGTCGCTGTCGACGATGAAGGTGTCCCAGATCTGGTACAGGTCGTCATAGTTGCTGTCTGATTGTGTGCCTGGTTGCTCAAACGTCCCGAGCATACGCAACAGTAAATCCTTGAAAAGGCAATAGTGAACATGATTACTGTGTTTACATTGTCACCCAAAATTACACTATTgtcccttaaaattacacttcacacggttagaatgacacttttgtgGATTAAAAGAACTAAAGTGAAACATTCACATTAAAACGCTGTAACTAAGAAAAGTGACATTCTAAGCAACAAAGGTGTAATACAAGTGGACATAAATATTATGCAATGATAAATGGAATTACCATGTGACGTATACCAAAGAATGACATCCTCATTTGGTCGCCATATTCCTCCTTCTCCAAATGGTTCATCAAAATCGACCAAAGACTCGATCACATTTAACGACATAAGGTTTTCGGGCATCAAGGACATAATGTCTTTTCTCCGAAGCGTTGCGTGACGGGTGTACTGATCCATTTGTTCACCTTGCACTCCGTAATATTAAAGATGTCGTtaattaaagtaaaataaatGTCAAAAATAATCTGAGTATCCTTGAATAAAGAAGGCGTTAATTAAGCCGGCGTGATGAGACCGTTCATCATAAGTGTGgtcatctaacaagcaatagtcggcTACATGCTTCCTCCTGTTTTTAATATCCTTGATTAACGCCTGATTGCCCCGGAGCAGCTTCGACACCACATTTGTGTTGAGACCACCTCTACCACGATCGAGAGAGCAGCCCAACCCGTCCCCCTTTCCACGGGGATGGCTCTTGACGGCTGATAGCGCTTGACCAGATGGAATGCGCATGGCAACCGGCGTCACCTCCATAACGGGCTTTTCAAATTCGATTCGCGAGCACGTTTTGTGGACTCCGCCCTATGTCATCATCTGTTTTCCTCTTAACAACATTCAACTTTCTTGTCAACGGATGTCCAGGATCGTTTTGAAAAAACCAACCCCTGGTCGGGATATCTTCTCGACGATCGTTAATGTCACGGAGGACGAGTGTTGCAGCAATCTCAAGACGGTACAAACTCATAGCATCCTCTTTCCCGAGGTCACATTGAAAAGGGCTTCCGCGGTAGAACATCATATGTAGCATCATGAAAACACCACAGTCATTTCtcgaatacccttgaccttgccaaATTTGAACTCAATGTTGACAATCTTGAACCCGCTGACCTTTGCCCCCTTAGACAGCCCTTTAGACACCAAATACTTCCCCATTATATTTGCCTGGACACAAAAAACGTCATTGAGTTAACGTAGTACGACCCACTAAAATTCGTTGACTTTTAAGAtatcaaagaaaagaaaagtgtgattgtagcaaagacaaagtgttattttaactaacataagtgtgattgtagcagaggaaagtgtaattctaacaaaataaagggtTATTTTAACAGCAAATGATGACATTTTAACgagaaaaaagtgtgattttattagacaaaagtctaattgtagcaaagcataaagtgttattttagcaacaaaagtgtgattctaCCAAAGGGTCAAAAGTGGGATTTGTAgcagaataaagtgttattttagcttacaaaagtgtaattctaacaaaatacagtgttattttaacagactacattgtaattttagcaaagaaaagtgtgattttagctgagaaaagtgtaattctaacaagataaagtgttattttaacatactacattgtaattttagcaaagaaaagtgtaattttaactgagaaaagtgtaattctaacaagataaagtgttattttaacatactacattgtaattttaacaaaagggtaatcaaaagtgggatttctccaaccaaaaatggataaactgtaattttaacaaagaaaGAGTAATTGTAGATATCGGCCACTTACGGAAATACGCGCTATCCCTCCGTAAGGGAGCGTTTCTATTGGGTCATCCTACTTGCGGTTGTCGAGGTAGTCAATCTGCTCGGTGAGAAAGTTGATGCACACGCAGCTGTAGTGATCACCGTCGTCCGGATAAACGGGAGAAAGATCTCGCACCATGTGTTGCTAAGATCAGAACAATTAAAACTTAAAAACCATGAGACAAGATTACATGTTTTGTTACCTACCATGTCCGTATCAAGCTGGAATGGTGCACGACACATTTCAGCCCATGAATCCCAGCCACCAAAAATGTCTTCGTCTTTGTTCAACACTTTCCCAAGCTTTTGAGCGTCCCAAATCATAATTGCAGGGGACTGTAATTTGAAAAGTGTTAAATGCGTGAACAGATAATTAAAAGAACTATTTTATACAAATAAAGTGAacctttaaccaaaaaaagtgttagAATTAACTCAGAAGGGAGATGTTaaaagtataatttaaacaatcaaaagtgaaattctaacggcaaaaagtatcattttaacggacaaatgtgcaattttaacatacaaaaccaacgttttaactttaaaaagtataattctaacggacaaatgtgtaattttaacacacaaaggtaacattttaacttacagtgtgacttagtccaaagaaagaacgggatatgtccgaaggtttcatgatgtggttgagtagcaagcaccaaccatcaataacactGGTCATGATTTGCTCCCCAGGGTTCAAAGTTGCAATATCTTCCCGGGTAATGAAATACCACTCGCTGAATtggaccaattgttccctacaacgAAAAAATGAAATTAgccaacaaatatatatataattagcaaTGTTAAGAGGCTCTTGTAAAGAATAATACACTTACAACTCGTTAAACACGTCTGACTGATTGAACGCATAGTCAATCACATATTTCATCGTCATTGAACATTGGCACTAGGAGCTCCCGACTGAATGCTAGGTTTCTCGTCGCAAAGCACAAATCGGGATTAGGTGCCCCACAATCAAGAGAACACCCAAGGTTCTCAATGACGTGATCCATGCATGGTAAGGGCTCACTCGAGTGAAGTAAAAAAGGATGGTAGCTCAGATCACCGTGAGGGACGACGGGACCGGGATAGGAATGTCAACGTTCTCGCCTCGGAAGAACGTCACCGATACCTCTCTTCTCTCGACAGTCCCTTCCGAAGACTTCCCGGCAACGTCCTCAACTGCCGCATCTGTAATAAAAATAGTGTTATTAGGGCATCAGTAAGTAAGTGTAACTGTGGCAGAGAAGAAAGTATAATTCAGtagacaaaattataattcaaacaaaattgagtgttattttatcacaaataagtgtaattttaactacaAATAGTCTAATTCTagaagacaaaagtgtaattgtaagctacaaaagtatatttttaacttaaaaaagtgtagtttttagtagagaaaattgtaattctaactgaataaagtgtgattttaactaacaaattgtctaattgcagcagagaaaagtgtcattctaaggCAAAAAAGTGTTACTGTAAAtaacaaaagtgtaactttaaaatagaaaaatgtaattctaactaaaTAACTTCATCCACGGCATTACCTCCGTGATCCTTCAGTGCAGCCCCATCCACTACCTTCTCTACCACTGTCTGAGAACTTATATCCAAATTTGGCTCATCATTATTCCAACCCTCCTCATTTACAGTCGGCACAGATATTGGGTGCTCCTCGAACAGTAGCGTTTATTTTGCAGAAGAATATACGGTGCTTGTCCATTCTACGTCCATAAATTCCTTTGCTCGCAACGCATATACATATTCAGCTGCTCATTTTCCTTTAACACCCGCTCGTCGGTGGTTTCGCCTCCGCCGTTTTCGCACCCTCTTGATAATGTTGTTCGGCTGCGCGCTCTGCATCGCATATCTCAGCAGTAGAGAACATCAACTGAGTGGCGGGGGGGGGAACTTCTGTGTTCTGAACTTCCGCCAAAGCATTATCCGCCTTCTCAGTCTCCCCGGCATCAGGCCCTCTAAATTCCAAAGATTTAGAGTCCACTTGTGACAAAGATCGTGTAGGGTTGCAGAAACCACAATTGAACTTGAACATTGGAGACCAGGTTCAGCATTACCCTTCCCAATCTTGTCATCATCCTTTCCCGCCTCGGCATTCAGAGCTTCACTCACATACACAACCGCTCCCGTAGTGTCGGAGGCCACATTCACAAATTCTCTTACCTCTCCAATTCCATGGTCTTCTCTGGCCGACCTTTCAGCTCGGCGGTCTGCTTCAATAATCTCCGCAGACGAAATCAGCAGTTGAGAGACAGGTGGAACAGCGTCGGTGGGCCCATCGTCCTCATTTTTTTTTCCCGCTATCTCATTATCCCCGCCACCGCACGTCCGATCCATCTTCTCGCTCTTCTGCGGCCTCATTTTTTTTTGTCGCTATCTCATTATCCCCGGCCACATGCACGTCCGATCCATCGTCGCTCTTCTTCCTTTGTACCGCAGCATTCGCATAGAACTTCTTCTCGGCCTCATCAAGCTCTTCTTTTGAATATATATCTTCCGAGCTTCGCGGTCAAATTTTGGTGGTTCTTTAACACCACCTTTCCATCCATCCGCCTTCCTCCTTCGTATATAACGGAAATCTCACGAGTACTACCAACATCCACGTCGGTGTCCTTACTGTACTCGTCTCTGTGACCAGTGTCCGTAAATTCAGCGGAGTCGTAATATTGCACGGCCTCCATTATCTGTTGTGTAGACACCTCCAGTGCTTTCTCACTAGCTGCATCATCCGAAACAATTGACGCGGCCACCGGGCCTTCACGGTCTCTACCAAGATCTACAGTCACCTCTTTCTCATTATCGGATCCATCATCCTCCATATCATCACCGTCCTCCTCATCGCCAACATTATCAACATCCTCGTCATCTCCCTCGTCCTCATCACCattgtcctcctcttcatcatcgtcaccaaCATGCTGCTCGTACCCGTCGTCATCTACCTCATCATTCTCGATCATCGATCACCTGGACTTTGTTGCGAGCAGTCCGATTTCACGGAACGATTTATTCGTTGACCATCTCTGCATTTCCACAAAGATAATCCTTCatcctttggctttgaaagaatgattgcGTGCATTGTGTAGCGACAGGGTCACTAGGATGGTTCATCCCTCCAGTTAACCTTTTGAGCGTCATCATGCATcgcataccatgaatagaagacaagtagcattcctttgcatcttcaagtaaagctcatgcacatcctacattaaaatacagataattggacaattgttcagtcaaaagtgttcattaaaaagtataattttaaccttAACAACTGTAATTCTAAGGTCCAAAAGTATAATTCCAACGGACGAAAGTGTAATTGTATGCTACAACAAGAAAttattaactttaaaaagtattattttaacggacaaaagtgtaattgtaacatacaaaagtataattttaatcgtaaaaagtataattttaatcgaCAACcttgtataattttaacttt from Silene latifolia isolate original U9 population chromosome 3, ASM4854445v1, whole genome shotgun sequence harbors:
- the LOC141649618 gene encoding protein FAR-RED ELONGATED HYPOCOTYL 3-like encodes the protein MPDLQMVPFGHDNIEHNGKQKPNEEEFCKDVEAKFTPYVGQEFLEIEEVVTFYRIYAVTCGFDVQFDAKWEEIGREHNVNNIDWFQEMFAKRRQWVMAHCRDLDMGGVMRTTQRSESENSFFKRFESKSGTLVEFTMRFYNAMDKAKTHTKQIDNRNRHVSEISTHLAIEVHGAEVYSHKVFEEFKEEAKWSIGTCKSRGFTECGSLEVTTVRDASRERNYEVTYCQIAMSVMWSEIHQTVGLLMGKLKNDVENFSCLIRQFKEKLSPLGSPLNKRQQLEKILGCSPTEEITILPPKKSKNKGSGKRMLSKKEKAIALARKPKRMCKSASD